The sequence tctgggccactctgtgggctactcatgctgctgccacctcaccactgtcactgggccactctgtggtctcattatAATGCTGCTACCCCCctactatgtcaatgggccactctgtggtctcctcatgctgctgccatctcaccactctgtggtgtcctcatgctgctgctacctcaacactatgtcactgggccactctgtggtctcctcatgctgctacatcaacactatgtctctgggccactctgtggtctcctcatgctgctgccacttccccactctttcactgggccactctgtggtctcctcatgcagctgccacctcaccactatgtcaatgggccactctgtggtctcctcatgctgctgctacctccccactatgtcaacgggccactctatggtctcctcatgctgctgccacatcactactctgtggcctcctcatgctgatgccacctccccactatgtcactgggccactctgtggtctactcatgttgctgccacctcatcactactctgtggtctcctcatgctgctgccacctcaccactatgtcactgggccactctgtggtatcctcatgctgctgctacctcaacactatgtctctgggccactctgtggtctcctcatgctgctgccacctcacctctccgtggtctcctcatgcttctgctacctcaacactatgtcaatgggccactctgtgttctcctcatgctgctgccacctccccactctgttacttggccactctgtggtctcctcatgctgctacatcaacactatgtctctgggccactctgtgatctcctcatgttgctgccacctccccactttgtcactgggccactctgtggtctccttgtgctgctgctgccacctccccattctgtcactgggccactctgtggtctcctcatgctgctgctacctccccgctatgtcaatgggccactctgtggtctccttgtgctgctgccacctccccactctgccactgggccactctgtggtatcctcatgctgctgccactttaccactatgttactgggccactctgtggtgtcctcatgctgcaacatcaacactatgtctctgggccactctgtggtctactcatgctgatgCTACTTCCCCACTTTatcactgagccactctgtggtctcctcatgctgctgccacctcaccactatgtcactgggtcactgtggtctcctcatgctgctgctacctccccactatgtcaatgggccactctgtgttttcctcatgctgctgccacatcactactctgtgatctcctcatgctgctaccacctccccactctgtcacttggccactctgtggtcttctcatgctgctacatcaacactatgtctctgggccagtttgtggtctcctcatgctgctgccaccttaccactatgtcactgggccactctgtggtctcttcatgctgctgctacctccccgctatgtcaatgggccactctgtgatctcctcatgctgctgccacctccccactctgtcactgggccactctgtggtctccttgtgctgctgctacatcactactccgtggtcttctcatgctgctgccacttcaccactatgtcactaggccactctgtggtctcctcctgctgctgccccctcaccactctgtggtctcctcatgctgctgctacctcaacactatgtcaatgggccactctgtggtctcctcatgctactgccacatcactactctggtctactcatgctactgccacctcccctctctgtcactgggccactctgtggtctcctcatgctgccaccacatcactactctgtggtctcctcatgcttctgccacctcatcactatgtcactgggctactctgtggtctcctcatactgctgctacatcaacactatgtctctgggccactctgtggtctccttatgctgcttccacctcaccactctgtggtctcatcatgctgctgccacctcaccactccgtggtctcctcatgctgctgctttagcaatactgatggattactgaccaaatgctgaccgagtgaaagcggatgctcaacagacaggatctgttttttggggggttattgttctgttgGATCAGAGGAACGGCAAAatattcagtgacgtcaacacaaacttactgctgacaccctctccactcaggGGGGCACTACTTGtaaaagcgtttaatagaacaggttctgtagttatctatgtggaatcagctgatgatggtgtaaaaggagtgcgcttcagaaagctaacatcgacctgtaaggctgagttcacacttgagtgagttggtcagttttggccccgttataactacccaaataagtgaactgtgcagtgattctaagagtgacgcctgtcatctgcatgtcatactgactcacagtattgtttcactaccacagcagactccctatgtgtgttactgcaaggcacagtgttctatacaggctctctgcagccaggaaatagctgttttttaacgtgattcaccactaataaattcggatcaaatcaaatATTTTCAGAAGATTCGGCAAACCGACCgattcaaatttttgagaaattcgctcatgtcTAGTGATTAGGTTCGCTGGGACGTGGCTTTAGGTTTTGTGTTGTTCTTCTTGTATTAGTGTACGTACAGACTGTTtttctctctgcagagatggCGTCAGTGGGAAGAGAAGATCTTTTCTACATTTGTTCTGTAGATCTTCAGTTGAAATCCTGTAACTGGACCTTGAACAATGACACGTGGCACAGCAATCAGAGCCAGGACATAGTGATGCAGAAATTGCTCTTCAGCATTCTAGGCCCCAAGATGTCACCCTTCTTCCTGCCGGTGTCACTGACCTACCTGGTGATATTTCTAACCGGGGTGGCAGGAAATCTCCTCACCTGCACTGTGAtagcaaaacacagaaaaatgaGAACCCCGACAAACCTCTACTTGTTCAGTCTGGCCATTTCGGACCTCCTGGTCTTGGTTTTTGGAATGCCACTAGAGACATACGAGATGTGGCAGAACTACCCCTTCCCCTTTGGAGAGGGTGGCTGCCACTTTAAAACCTTTCTATTTGAGATGGTTTGCTTTGCTTCCATTCTAAATGTGACGGCGTTGAGTGTGGAGAGATACTTAGCGGTAGTTCATCCCCTTCAGACCAAACATGTTATGACCAACGCACATGCCAGGCGGGTCATCAGTGTGGTGTGGTGCATGTCTCTGCTGTGTTCCATTCCCAACACCTCACTGCATGGCATATACTATATCTATCTGCCGTCCCTGGAGAGGGTGGAGGAGTCTGCAACCTGCACCATGCTGAAGCCCAAGTGGGTCTACAACCTGGTCATCCAGCTgaccaccatattcttttactttGTCCCTGTCTCTATTATCACTGTCTTATATCTGTTGATCGGCTGCCGACTCACCCGGGAGAGGAAATTCCGAATCAGAAGACTGGGAAAAATGTGCAAGAAAGACGAAACCTGCAGGATAGTGCTGGAGAATGGGAAAAGGAGGCAGATCACCAAGATGCTCTGTAAGTTGTACCTGACTAGTTATATTACTGTGAGCAGAGCGGTAATCATTCCCAAAATACAGCCTTTAATAGGCTTCTACTGTGTATATATAACAGACaggtatagctactataatactgctccagtaTACAAGAatgtaattactataatactgcgcctatgtccaagtatataactactataatactgcctcctatgtagaagaatataactactataatactgcctcctatgtacaagaatagaactactgtaATATGtcttctatgtacaataatagaagtattataatactgcttcctatatacaagaatataactactataatactgctcctctgtacaagaatataactactctaatactgctccagtgtacaagaatataactactataatactgctccagtgtacaagaatataactactataatactgcctcctatgtacaagaatataactactataatactgcctcctatgtacaagaatataactactataatactgctcctatgtacaagaatataactactataatactgctcctatgtagaagaatacaactactataatactgctcctatgtagaagaatataactactataatactgctcctatgtacaagaatataactactataatactgcctctatgtacaagaatataactactataatactgctcctatgtacaagaatataactactataatactgctcctatgtacaagaatataactactataatactgctcctatgtacaagaatataactactataatactgctcctatgtacaagaatataactactataatactgcctcctatgtacaagaatataactactataatactgcctcctatgtacaagaatataactactataatactgctcctatgtacaagaatataactactataatactgctcctatgtacaagaatacaactactataatactgctcctatgtacaagaatataactactataatactgcctcctatgtacaagaatataactactataatactgctccagtgtacaagaatataactactataatactgcctcctatgtacaagaatataactactataatactgctcctatgtacaagtatatacagtaactactataatactgcctcctatgtagaagaatataactactataatactgcctcatatgtacaagaatagaactactataatactgcctcctatgtacaagaatataactactataatactgcttctctgtacaagaatagaactactataatatgtctcctatgtacaagaatatatctaaatCACTGAGGGCAACTTCCTAAAACTTAGCCTTTAATCtacatacaattaaaatacagaAGATAAATATGGTCCAAACTGGACCATGATAGCTATAGTACAAAAAGCTGTCAAATACAATGGACGGTTAGCAAAAAATGAGGACAATAAAATACATCTGGGACAGAAAATCAAGATATAATATGTCTGTCCCTATTCATGCCATTACAAatactgctcagcccagagatgtaCCTAAAAGGTACCTGGGCTAACCTGTCCTTATACAGCCCTATCACTTTCTGACAAAACATACAATGTCCTAACGCGTTTCCCCTTAGATAAtcaaaggttcatcaggggaccaacgGTATCAGTATGGTAATAGGATGCCatatataaagataaataaatCATAAATTACTGGAGCGCCCCAGACCAGCATACATCTGTGCCGAGGTAAAGGACATAAGCCTCTGAGAGAGAGCACTTTTAACAGTGTATAAACACTAAAGTATACTTGATATAAATTCAATACAGATTAAATGGCATAACATCACTGTATTAAGAAAGATAACAACTTAGCTGATTCAGGTTGATATAGGAATAAATCCAGTCCTCTCACAGATGCCGGATGCACAGCTCCATTTTGCCAGAGACATGGGCTCTCATTTAAATGATAAAGTACTGGGCAGGCTCTGACTCGATTGGTCAGCTCATTCCTCAACTTCGCCCCTCACAGTCCCATGACCAGAGCTAACCACCATTATTGGGTGACAGCATAAAATATCCTCCCCAAATGTCTCCACAAATAGTCCTCGGACGCCATGCATCTCAGGACTCACTTGGAGATACAATCTCCCTGGCCTCATCCTCAAATACTGACCGCGATGTATCATTTTTTTAGGTTCATGGGATGATAACTGTCCCAATGAAGAAAATTATTTGTAGTAGTGGTCTTCCTGAAGGTGGCTGTGACCAACTTGTCCACCTCCTTGGTGACCCTGACATCTAGAAACGTTAGTGTGTCCGGATGAAACTCAAAGGTAAATGCCAAGCATATCTCGTTCGTATTCAACATCCTAACGAATGATTTAAATTAATCAAGGTCACCATT is a genomic window of Bufo bufo chromosome 1, aBufBuf1.1, whole genome shotgun sequence containing:
- the LOC120987207 gene encoding neuromedin-U receptor 2-like, yielding MASVGREDLFYICSVDLQLKSCNWTLNNDTWHSNQSQDIVMQKLLFSILGPKMSPFFLPVSLTYLVIFLTGVAGNLLTCTVIAKHRKMRTPTNLYLFSLAISDLLVLVFGMPLETYEMWQNYPFPFGEGGCHFKTFLFEMVCFASILNVTALSVERYLAVVHPLQTKHVMTNAHARRVISVVWCMSLLCSIPNTSLHGIYYIYLPSLERVEESATCTMLKPKWVYNLVIQLTTIFFYFVPVSIITVLYLLIGCRLTRERKFRIRRLGKMCKKDETCRIVLENGKRRQITKMLCVVVIVFTICWAPFHIDRLLWSFIIKWTDSMHTTFQYVHILSGVFFYLSAAVNPIIYNLLSTKFRECFREIVFKKPEISLSYSSSPAFSRIQKSPPHMESLLVASGRTLCKEELRFLPLALHSRLNCSHDDETSSM